The following proteins come from a genomic window of bacterium:
- a CDS encoding trypsin-like serine protease, whose protein sequence is MAGTTRRSWLLAALLLVSAPVLADEGRQGPDRIGVLPDIGEIDAVVTPRGELIHHDFRTGRTTRLPASDWPDLPPGAFTTAPVRGRYGSEPGAAGDKNFNGWSMVADPTFGTYPRHVKLRLFSVTALGDTLGGQCSGTLISPLHVLTAGHCVYYHVENGLPAFEYADRVTVTPGYESGSGPWGDAEAASLLSWSGWVDDEDRDHDVALITLDRPLGALAGWQGYGYDTEANFWYGSGWTITGYPAESPYDGQTQWTTSGSFDVYYGNQIQFDQPSWGGASGSGAVNGGAAYGVLTASDRETNTIVTRLTPAKFGDIQARIATDQPDTPDLWPLQVLTSASGDTVAAGATLGSFFFRIHNFSAAPWSGPIPYQIMLSTNDVIAGTDIEIHSGTLNLSIAANGTANVNVPAVQIDPDVPEGDYFVGVRLNVSDADPLNDDTGPRDLDFLRVDCPSPPAPWMGIPADDATCVPTTGAQLAWGNVASAVVYQLIWGKVGDTANVVNGLTGTTYTLPQLQPDQQYFWQARAGNACGVYNTDSPSFLFTTRDEPAVPTVVFPPDGDTCQPAFQVVIDWEDVPDAAAYQVRWATTCGWPTTPATNTQSAYAILGLADDETYFYQVRTQGPCGNWGAWSDCRSFTTRPSVLGVPQQFFPPAGYGCVGSPAAVSWEAIAGADSYEVVWGATCAGADTLVVATNAAQLPVSGPGEVVWKVRASRCGFPGDFSACHTFTVDTAAPDTAANFASTSHAPGVWSAQPAVDLKWDDVVDPGGCGLVFCELAWHDDVVPPPLPWNASTPTQPYTTPPLPDGAGNYIHLWVRDGAGNFAPASQVLGPFAIDTTGPEAPDVTTVPPVGGYTGQTTITADWTTPDDAGVGFAGFRHGLYADPHGTPSGGLSGDLSAQWSGLSDGQYWFRLAAFDSLGNAGDTLGFGPLGVDTTPPVPEITLPEPGETVVHLQAVDVFYDARDVGSGTTWLEFAYSPDDVNWFAIAAGPPAAIGDPLRWDVPYPTTPTMRLRLRATDAVGNVAVWVQPEPLRVTSTVGVAEGDVPSRVGIAGVYPNPFNPRTTIRYGLPRAGDVRLTVHDATGRLVRTLAADRAGAGWREAVWNGLDDGGRRVASGVYFARLVAGGETAVRPMTLVK, encoded by the coding sequence ATGGCAGGAACGACAAGGCGATCATGGCTCCTGGCGGCGCTTCTCCTGGTCAGTGCGCCCGTTCTGGCCGACGAGGGCCGGCAAGGTCCCGACCGGATCGGGGTCCTGCCCGACATCGGCGAGATCGATGCGGTCGTCACCCCCCGGGGCGAACTGATCCACCACGACTTCCGCACCGGCCGGACCACCCGGCTGCCCGCCTCGGACTGGCCCGACCTGCCGCCGGGCGCCTTCACCACGGCGCCCGTCCGGGGCCGGTACGGCAGCGAGCCGGGCGCCGCGGGGGACAAGAACTTCAACGGCTGGTCGATGGTGGCCGATCCGACCTTCGGCACCTACCCGCGCCACGTGAAGCTGCGACTGTTCAGCGTCACCGCCCTGGGCGACACCCTCGGGGGCCAGTGCAGCGGCACCCTGATCAGCCCGCTGCACGTGCTGACGGCGGGCCACTGCGTGTACTACCACGTCGAGAACGGGCTGCCGGCCTTCGAGTACGCCGACCGGGTGACCGTCACGCCGGGCTACGAGAGCGGATCCGGACCGTGGGGCGACGCCGAGGCCGCCTCGCTGCTGAGCTGGTCCGGCTGGGTCGACGACGAGGACCGCGACCACGACGTCGCGCTGATCACCCTCGACCGCCCGCTGGGCGCCCTCGCCGGCTGGCAGGGCTACGGCTACGACACCGAAGCGAACTTCTGGTACGGCTCCGGGTGGACGATCACCGGCTACCCGGCCGAGAGCCCCTACGACGGCCAGACCCAGTGGACCACGTCCGGCTCCTTCGACGTCTACTACGGCAACCAGATCCAGTTCGACCAGCCGTCGTGGGGCGGCGCCAGCGGCAGCGGCGCCGTCAACGGCGGTGCGGCGTACGGCGTGCTGACCGCCAGCGACCGCGAGACGAACACGATCGTCACCCGCCTGACGCCCGCCAAGTTCGGCGACATCCAGGCCCGGATCGCCACCGACCAGCCCGACACGCCCGACCTGTGGCCGCTGCAGGTGCTCACCTCGGCGAGCGGCGACACCGTCGCGGCCGGCGCGACCCTCGGGTCGTTCTTCTTCCGCATCCACAACTTCTCGGCGGCGCCGTGGTCGGGCCCGATTCCGTACCAGATCATGCTTTCGACCAACGACGTGATCGCCGGCACGGACATCGAGATCCACAGCGGCACCCTGAACCTGTCCATCGCGGCCAACGGCACCGCGAACGTGAACGTCCCCGCGGTGCAGATCGACCCGGACGTGCCGGAGGGCGACTACTTCGTCGGCGTGCGCCTGAACGTCAGCGACGCCGACCCCCTCAACGACGACACCGGGCCCCGCGACCTGGATTTCCTGAGGGTGGACTGCCCCTCGCCGCCGGCGCCCTGGATGGGGATCCCGGCCGACGACGCGACCTGCGTGCCGACGACCGGCGCGCAGCTGGCGTGGGGCAACGTGGCCTCGGCCGTGGTGTACCAGCTGATCTGGGGCAAGGTGGGCGACACCGCCAACGTGGTCAACGGCCTCACGGGCACCACCTACACCCTGCCCCAGCTCCAGCCCGACCAGCAGTACTTCTGGCAGGCCCGCGCAGGCAACGCCTGCGGGGTGTACAACACCGACTCGCCGAGCTTCCTGTTCACGACCCGGGACGAACCCGCCGTGCCGACCGTCGTCTTCCCGCCCGACGGCGACACCTGCCAACCGGCCTTCCAGGTCGTGATCGACTGGGAGGACGTGCCGGACGCCGCGGCCTACCAGGTGCGCTGGGCGACCACCTGCGGCTGGCCGACCACCCCGGCGACGAACACGCAGTCGGCCTACGCGATCCTCGGCCTCGCCGACGACGAGACCTACTTCTACCAGGTGCGCACCCAGGGCCCGTGCGGCAACTGGGGCGCGTGGTCGGACTGCCGCTCGTTCACCACCCGTCCCTCGGTGCTCGGCGTGCCCCAGCAGTTCTTCCCGCCCGCGGGCTACGGCTGCGTCGGCTCGCCCGCGGCCGTCAGCTGGGAGGCGATCGCGGGCGCCGACAGCTACGAGGTCGTTTGGGGCGCCACCTGCGCCGGCGCCGACACGCTGGTGGTGGCGACCAACGCGGCCCAGCTCCCGGTCAGCGGGCCGGGCGAGGTGGTCTGGAAGGTGCGCGCCAGCCGCTGCGGCTTCCCCGGCGACTTCTCGGCCTGCCACACCTTCACCGTGGACACGGCCGCGCCCGACACCGCGGCCAACTTCGCGTCGACCAGCCACGCGCCGGGGGTCTGGTCGGCCCAACCCGCGGTGGACCTCAAGTGGGACGACGTGGTCGATCCCGGCGGCTGCGGCCTCGTGTTCTGCGAGCTGGCCTGGCACGACGACGTCGTGCCGCCGCCCCTGCCCTGGAACGCGAGCACGCCGACGCAGCCCTACACCACGCCGCCCCTGCCGGACGGCGCCGGGAACTACATCCACCTGTGGGTGCGCGACGGGGCGGGGAACTTCGCCCCGGCGTCCCAGGTGCTCGGGCCCTTCGCCATCGACACCACCGGTCCCGAAGCGCCGGACGTGACGACCGTGCCCCCGGTGGGCGGCTACACGGGCCAGACCACCATCACGGCCGACTGGACGACGCCCGACGACGCGGGGGTCGGTTTCGCGGGATTCCGCCACGGGCTGTACGCCGATCCGCACGGGACGCCGTCCGGCGGGTTGTCCGGCGACCTGTCGGCGCAGTGGAGCGGGCTGTCCGACGGGCAGTACTGGTTCCGCCTGGCGGCCTTCGACAGCCTCGGCAACGCGGGCGACACCCTCGGCTTCGGACCCCTCGGCGTCGACACGACGCCTCCGGTCCCGGAGATCACCCTCCCGGAGCCGGGCGAGACGGTGGTCCACCTGCAGGCGGTCGACGTGTTCTACGACGCCCGCGACGTCGGCAGCGGCACAACCTGGCTCGAGTTCGCCTACTCGCCCGACGACGTGAACTGGTTCGCCATCGCCGCGGGCCCGCCGGCCGCGATCGGCGACCCCCTGCGCTGGGACGTGCCCTATCCCACCACCCCGACCATGCGCCTGCGCCTGCGGGCGACCGACGCGGTGGGCAACGTCGCCGTGTGGGTGCAGCCGGAGCCGCTGCGGGTGACCTCGACGGTCGGCGTGGCCGAGGGTGACGTGCCGTCGCGCGTCGGCATCGCCGGCGTGTACCCCAACCCGTTCAACCCGCGCACGACCATCCGCTACGGCCTCCCGCGGGCCGGCGACGTGCGGCTGACGGTGCACGACGCCACCGGCCGACTGGTGCGCACGCTGGCGGCGGACCGCGCCGGGGCCGGCTGGCGGGAGGCGGTGTGGAACGGCCTGGACGACGGCGGCCGGCGCGTGGCGAGCGGGGTGTACTTCGCCCGTCTGGTCGCCGGCGGCGAGACGGCGGTGCGGCCCATGACGTTGGTGAAATAG